TGCTCGCCGTCCACCCGCACCGCGGTGGCGCCGCACATGCGGCACTCCCAGGTGGCGGGGATCTCAGCCTCGGCAGCAAGCGGAACCTCGAAGCGATGGCCCTTAGGACAGGTGTAGGACACCTCCTGGCGCGGGGCCAGATCCGTGTTACGGTCGTTCTCGTAGCTGGTTGCCCCGAGCCGGGTGCCACGAAGCGCGCGCTCGCCCATGTCTAAATGCCTCCTACAGGGCCCCCTTGCG
The nucleotide sequence above comes from Nonomuraea gerenzanensis. Encoded proteins:
- a CDS encoding RNA polymerase-binding protein RbpA translates to MGERALRGTRLGATSYENDRNTDLAPRQEVSYTCPKGHRFEVPLAAEAEIPATWECRMCGATAVRVDGEQPESKKTKPPRTHWDMLLERRSIEDLEEVLNERLAVLRAQRRKSA